DNA sequence from the Pungitius pungitius chromosome 3, fPunPun2.1, whole genome shotgun sequence genome:
GTGTAGCCAGAAAGGAAAATATTGTCTGACATCAACCAAATTAATTTATGAGAAATATAAGTTGCCACATGTAGACTAAATATACATGAGAAACAcgtcttccacacacacatgttgggCACTAGAAAGCCACAGAGGCAATAATAGATTATGTAGCAACAAATGATAATGCCTTTTGAGTGTTTAAATGAACAGATTAATATATAGACAGCTAGCTGATTGTATTAGTTTATGCCACTGATGAAGTCACTTTTTATATGAATAATAAGTGTTGTAACTGTAGATTCACTTTTACTTTGTTGACATGCGTATGAATGatgtttcctcttttcctcGTGTTTGTACAGCAGCATTTAGAAGATTTGGTCATAATTTGGCCTTTTACCCATAAAGCTTTCTTTGTTTAGTTCTGTGTGAAGATGGTTCAGCCTCAGGAGACCCTCATTACACTTCTCTCTAGCTTAATTACTTTTCATTTATCTGCCCTGTTTTACATTGAGGGCATAAATGGACCATTGAGTAGGAAGCTgtaaacacatttaatgaatCTCCATGTCATTTTTACCAAGAAATCTAAATATTGTGGGATCacatttttatgtgatttttcacagttcctttttttattttgtgattcaTATATAAATTTAGTAAATAAACCTAAATAACCTCTACTTTACATTGGTGATTATTTTACTAGCCCTCCGCTGAGGCTGCACTTCATATATTAGCTAATTAGACTGTGGAAACTATTTTTTAGTTATTCTtaaatattattgtttaatatacatatttataatatattgaCAAAAGGCTACTACAAGCCCATGACCCAGTGTGTCCAGCTGAGAGACAAGAAAAAGATCATTTCATGTGCACTGATAATGTCTGAATGCTAAGTAACAATCTAACTGCGGTGAGGATGCTCTCCACCACATCAAAGATACACAACCCGACATGTTCTGAGCAGATGTTGAGAAGCCAGTTTCTAAATGCCCCCCATGCTTGGGTTAGCATGGTTATAAACCCTAAAGCTGCCATTAACTGTAAATATAATCTAAACTTAATTATTCTGTCTCTGAATCGTATATAATATATTCAACAAGTTCAAATCAGATTCACAAAGATCTTTAGATAATTAACTCAATTGAACTCGTGTGAACTGCCGTCATTGAGAATAATCAACATGCTCAAGATTAATCATCTGGAATCTATGAATATATGAACCACATTTGGTTAGGGTCATATTTTTATACATTAATAATTATTGAAGTTTGGTTtatcttatatatattttaaaatggctaTCTAAATGTGAACTAGCAGCCATGAAGCTCATTATTGTCATTGGGATTATTTTCCTCACAATGTTTTGTTATATAGCCGCCTTATGTTCCCACTTACCTTGTGCTTTGCGTTTGGGTCCATCTGCTGAACTTAACTGTGACAATTATCTGTCTTTTGTGtggacataaaataaaaatgccaAACGAATATTCACTGTTTATTTGTGCGTGGTTGAACCCATTAGAGGGCTACACCTGTACTCATACAATCTGGAGTTACaatatgtaaatgttataaGATTTAAGTCTGACCCACCGGCCATAGTCTGCTACAATTATGCTTTATTGTGACTGTTATATACATACTACATAATAAATACACACCAAGACTCTTCTGATATCAATAACACTTTATTTCCAAAAATAAATGGTGCAAACATGTAGCAATCTGCAAATTCATTATCACCTCAGCCAGAAAAGAAGAACAGTGGAGGGGATCTTAGAGCCTAAATAGATGCGATGCTTGCTGGGTGGAAGGTCAGAAGACGACCTTCACAACCTTTCAGCCTCAGTCTGTTCCTTTGCATATGGTTTGATATTTGGAGTGTACTGAAGAAACTATGAAGAGACATTGGAAGTAAACAGAAGCGCGTTGCTGTCTAACATGGTAAAGCCTCAATCAATCAAATAATTAGTTTCACCTAGTTTTGTTACTTGTAGTGTGAACATAGCAAGTGTTGGTAGAACTGGTGTGTCCAGTGCTCCTGTACATAGAAGACTACAATCCCATATGAGAATTAATAACAGATGTCTTTACAGCACCATATGTTGATCGCTGCCAAGTATCAGATACCTAACTAAGCACCCGAGCCCTTCTCCTGAGGGTCAGGTGAGGCTCCAGATGACAGTGAGCATCGCCATGAGGCCATTAACAACAGCAACACCATAACCCAGGTGGACGTCCTGGTCCGATAGAGCTCTAGAAGAAGATACACACATATACTGCATTAACACATTAAAGGTTCTGCCTGCAGTACTGTACTGGCTGATGGGTTATATGTTGCCTGCTGGACCAGTGTGTTACCTCAAGTGGGTTGGTGTCACCATGGTAATCGGATACGAGTCAAGGCAGGTGAGGGCACATGAGAAGACACAGCAGATACATCCCACTAACAATGACAGCACCAGGATACTCCAGAAACCTGCACACACATTAATAACAAAGGCTTGAGCCCCAACAGAAGTATCAGAGACCAtccaccctaaccctaatacTCACCTAACGTCCtctattgaaaaataataataataatgtacataaagaagagaagaaggagaataTCCTCTGGGACTTGATAAACAGATATTAATACTCACTCAGCATCTTCTAATGAGTATAACAATATAAGTAATGTACATAAAGATAAGAAGGAGCTGggactaaataaatatatattaatactcACCCAGGATTCTGTCTTCAGTCCAATCTGCCCTCAGCTCTGAAACAGTGGATTTATTTCAACATGTTGTTTGATTCCAACTCATTGGATTCCTTTTATTAAACTCTCGCGGTGGACTATCAACGTTACCTCATCAAAGTCATGGGCTAACTCACAAATCCATACCACACTTGTCTGCCGCCCCACGTGCACGCGCACCCGCTTACCTCTGAGGATCGGGTAGATGAGCGCACAGAAAAAACCTACAGCGGCAACGGCCAACGTTGAGCCCAGCACCGACAGCACGACCCCCGACCACGGTCTGGACCCGTCGCGGAGGATGGAGTTCCCAGGTTGGTGTCCCGGCATGCTGCTCCTTCAGAGGCTTCCTGCTGCGACCGCGGTGTATTCTGTAACCTTTAACTTCCGCAGCGGGACACCGAGAGTAGACGTCACCCGTGTACGGATCCCCTCTAATAAAGACACATCACGTATCCACGACAACCCGATTATAGGGAGACCTCAATCCTCACACACTCTGCAAAACGATCATCAGTAACTTCTAATGAAGACCAAGGTCGTCCCCGGTATTTTGCAGGGGTGACGTATGTCAGTCAAACCCGGAAGTCAGCAGCCCCACTGGTTCCCTCGACCGAAATATTACAGAAACTCTGTGACAAACATCTTCTGTTCAGCAACGAAAAGTTAACCCTTTAAAGATAATTGAAACTTTAATGAGTTCAGATAACGTTCACTTCTGACCCTTCGTCACTTATGACAAGCAGGGTGTAGGGATGCTTCACGTGCACACACGGAACCATTTGTAGACACACCAAAGACTGTCAAACAGATAATCTCCTCTTCACAAACCTCATGACATTCATGCAACTGCTTTCTCATTgtctaaattgtttttttaggttCGATTTTGTTAAGCTGTTTGCAGAGCAACGTGTTGTTTACATTAGCTAACTCTTCACTAATGTTAACTATTATGTCATGGTGAACATCAATTTAAGATGGCTGCATTGGATAGTACCAAGAAATCAGCAAATGCGTTAAGAAGTGGCATGAGGTGTCAAGTGAGTTAGACACATGGACATAAAAGGACCTGGTGTCACAACACTTCTGCTGCTTCGGATTACAACAGAAGTCAATGTTGAAACTTTCGACAAAAGTACTTGGTTATGATTATACAAGTTTAAAgtttgtgttgaaataaaaaccaAAGGTATAGCAATAACATGACAAAAGAAAGTTTCTGATGGTTTTTAATCGAACATGATCGTCTGCCTTAGTTCAAAGTAATTTGATCAATCCACCACAGAGACGACTTGGCTCTTCTTTGCTCATTATCTAAATGCATATAAAACTAATAAATCAACAGAGACATGTTCACGTCCAAATTACAacctttcttcttttcattttcaacagTCAACTCCACCAAAAAGCAACTGAGAAATCCAGAGCCTGCTTTGAATATATTAATGGTTGATTATGGAGGTTAACCCCCAACTCACGTTTACATACATAAGAGTTACCCTAAACTAAAATGGAACCGATTATTTCAGATACATCTGTCTCTCTATGTTTTTGTGTTACGTGCTTTGCATGTTATGGATACATTGTGTTATATGATGTAAAGTAATAGATAATAATGAAAGTCCTTCCAAGTGGTTGCTTTACAATGAATGGCCGCTTTCCCGTTTAGTTTGTCCACATAATTTCCCCTATGTTTATGGTACCTGCGTTCTACATCAGTATTAGAGGCACACCAAGCAACAGTGTAGTTCCGTacaaaagagagggaaaagatGAAACCATAAATAACATCAAGATCccaaaaaacaaggaaacagATCAATGcagaggtttattttgaaaataacccGCCGGAAAAAGGTGTTGACGCAGTTTGTTAGTGTCAACAGCAGCGACCAGGTGTTCGGTTCCTTCAGACCCCTGCGAGCCCCACAGAGGAAGACGCATCGCCTTCACCACCACGGTAACgaggaaaaaacattttgttgttgatgttgtcgTCAACCCTTCACAATAAAGTAGGACACGCGAGGCTGCCGCCGCCGAACAGCTAGTGCTAACGTTAAATTGGGGAAATGGGTTGGTTGTGCTTTTGTGGTCCGGGATCAGTCCTGGTTGTACACCGTGTAGGAACCGGTCCCGTTGACGTGTGTACCAGTAGCTAGTTACACGTACTGATGAGGCATGTAACTACAGCTAACGTAGCGTGCTAATGGGTTTAGCTCACTGTTCCCAGCTAACGTTGCTAAGTTAGCCCGCGGAGCTTCTCTAAAGCAACAGCATTGGGGGTTTGTGCCTGACTGAAGTACAGGTAGAAAAAACCAGTCACGTGACGGCGCACCGGTTGCTTTATCAGCAGGCGGAtcaacagctaacgttagcttgtttGCGCCACTGTACGGATGAGTTATGGATATGTTTATTGTAGAGACAAGAGTATAACATGGTGCCTAAAGACAATGTTATGTCAGAATTACACAGTACGAAGTAgtatgtgaaatgtgttttgaggTCATAAATGTGATAAATGACACTGAAAACAATAGTGATGAGACTGTTTGATGTAGTTGTCAATAGTAAAGATCATATCAGTCAAGGCCTGATCCCAGCTGCTCGCCTTCTGAGAAGCAGGCCAACTGCTTGCTAACGGTTGTCCTCCAGcatcgagagagagagcagatctccctccctctgtgcgCTCTGCTCTGCCACATAACCTTCTAGTCAGTAGCCCTTCCATCTTCCACATGTTGAAGACAGTCAAAGTGATGTAGCCTGATTACTATGCTTCTGGTTCTTTTGGATTACCCAACATTCAAATGAAGAACATCATCACATTATCCCGGTACACTGCACGTTCTGCCTTCCAGCTGTGTAATCATTCTCCAAGGATTGAAGTAATTTGGGACACAAGAGTAGCAGCATTATAATTTGAAGCAGAATTCCTACCCATGTAAAGATAACTAGATGAAGCATCTAGTTCCCTGTTCCTGCTTCATGTAAATAGCTCTTGGTACAGTACAGtcatacatttaaacattttattcaacatGTATGTTGCACGTTCagtatgaaatgaaaaaacgCTGTAAAGAATGTAACATCCTTCTTTATAAACTGTTTACAGCTCTAATGTTATGGAAGTTACACAGAAACTCAACAGATTATTTAGTGTTTACCTGCTGATGGATCATATTTAGAGATGCACAATCTAGATTTCTTCAGGGCCAGCATGACAACTGATAATTAGCTCCTTCTCATGACTGATAACATAACCCATCATCATTCCTTGGTGGTTCGCCCGACTAAATGCTCTGTAAaatgtctcttcctcttcttaatGGCTGATATGTGGGTCAGGATTGCGGAACAACGGTAGAAGAGAGTTCAGTGTTAGATATTGAAAATATAACTTCTAATAACTCTGCAGAAAAACTGATCCTTACTATTATCTATACTCATATTACAGCCTCAATTCAGAAGGAGTTGGGATTCTGTCTAAAATTTCCACATGTTATTTAAAACAATGAAGTGAGTGCATGTGAAGAGGAGCTCAACATTGGCTGTTTTGGATTCAGTTGAAGATGATCTGgctcatcattgtgttttgactTTGTTTACATCCACCACCGCATTCCTGTTCTCTAGCTGGCATTAGTCCACAGGTAGTCTAGATTGGTTACCTACGAGAACCATATCAAAACAATTCCATAATATTTGACATTTAGACAGGGCTCTCTGTCTCCTGCAGGACTCTGGCTGCTACTCTGTCGAAGACTAAGCTTCTTTCATCACTGTACAGACTGAGTTAGTGAGTGGGTGCTGTAGCGCCCTTCTGCAGTGAGCGTCATGTCTtcagagctgctggtggagttTGGTGAAGACGCTACGACTGCACAGCTGGGACCACTGAAGCTTACCACTTTGGAGGACCAGCAGTGGCCAGCTGATGAGTCTACTCTCAGCAAGTCAGGTGGGAGATCTAACCTAGTGCCATTCCTTTTACTTCAAGTCAAACCTTAGCCCATAGGACCACCCCAAAGGTCCTCAACTCTAACCCTAACCGATAGGACTGTCCAAAAAGTAATTTCCAAACCTAACACtctttacattacatatcatctaggtcagtgtttctcaactggtgggtcccgacccactagtcgcggacccgtttgtagtgggtcgcggggcttagcatggaaaaataaaaaaaatgtcatcctgtgcttttattttgaacggACAGCGGAgtgtcgctttttttttttggctcgcccgtccatgttttcagtcagcgcggcaattagaacgcgaaggCACCACCCATCAACaccgctaccccccccccggcgttgACCGAttgatttgggtcgcggcttgtcattaaggggtgatcgGTGGGTCCCGGAGAACCACTTCTTCAAACGCGGAACCATTTAAACTGAATGAAACCAACTGAACCTCCGCACTAGATGCCCCCGAATGTTAAACCTTGCTCCTTTTGGATAACTTAAATAAACAATGTGAAGAAGTGCAAAACTTGTGTTTCAGAGATGGATGTTTCCCAGCGCTTTGACGCTaactccccccacctcccgtgGGACCATCCCTACTATGACATCGCCCGGCATCAGATCATTGAAGTGGCAGGTCAGTCTACTTCTTTATGTGTTTTTAACAATGTGTAATGCAGTGAAATGTTGTGTCAATTATTTCTCTGTGTATCTATAGGTGATGATAACTTTGGCAGGAAGGTGATAGTGTTTAATGCATGCAGGATGCCTCCACATCACCAGCTGGATCATCACAAGCTGCTCATGTAAGGACTAATCCACTAAATATATCTGTACTGCCTTTATATCTATTGTGTACTATGTCCATGTTCCTGCTTGTGTATTGATGGCTGTGTTGTTGGTAAGTGATCTTAAAACAATATGCATTATGAAAGTCCTGCTTTTTCACTAGACAACCAGTTTAGAGGCAAAAAGAAGGTTAGAAACAGGTTTTTAATTTACAGGCCCTAGTCCCTTTGCAGGACCACCAATCCAAAATCTTAAAAGATATCAGATGGAATTACTGAAACATCCGTCTGATGGATATGCTCACATTCAAAACAACTTACTGGTCAATTCTCACATGGTTATTGCTCTCCTTTTGACTCTGGAGAGACACGAGAGACGTCTGAGTAGAGGCTGGTAGGTTTGATACAGGAAGGGACTCTGGTTGGAATCACCAGTTATTCTCTGGTCACACAataacaatcaatcaataactGCTGAAGCATGAGGTGTATAGAGGAATTTCCTTAGGTTAGGGTCAGGACCAGGATAATGATTCCAGGTGATACTCCCctatttgtttaaatgtcaattgcttttgttgtatttcttaCAGGTATCTTAAAGGAACCCTGGATCAGTATGTGGAAAGTGACTACACACTGATCTATTTCCACCACGGGCTGACCAATGAAAACAAACCCTCTCTCAGCTGGCTACGAGACGCATACAGAGAGTTTGACAGAAAGTAAGCTCATCAAATCACTTCAACACAACAATTTAAAGTGTGATGttttaggtcaatgcaaatgtCTGGTATCATTCTACATGTAATAAGTGTAACATATATAAGGTAATTAAAGAAAATTACTTGTCTTAAACGTTGTTTAAAGTGGATTTCCTCTTAGTTCAGTGAAATGAGTGGAGCCTTTAGAAAGCTGCATGCTGTGCCACAGAGATGTCGTCAGTATGAACATTTAGTTTGAATCGCCTTCATGTGTTTTCAGGTACAAGAAGAACATCAAGGCTCTGTATATCGTCCATCCGACCATGTTCATCAAGACTCTGCTGATCCTCTTCAAACCAATCATCAGGTTCTTTTCatgtcaaatgaaatgtttataTCTGTACATTTTCACATGTTAAGCATGAAGTATTTAGATAATTACTGTTCATACTGGGCATGTTCTCAGACCACTATTACTAAATCTATTCGCAATAGCAGGATGAGGATaagcagcttttctttttgttccccACCATGTTAACTGTTCATCCTTATTCACATactacaaaaatataataaggGTCAGCTCTCTTTTGATGAAAGTGGCTTAATACTTATATAGTGGGCCACAGATGGGTTTTTGGAAGAACACCAACTGTTAAGCACATATTGATTAATGTCTACTAGTATTGATAGGGCCAAAAAGAAGTACCGTAGgaaatagaaatgaaaacaCTGTTCTGCATGCATTCAGCAATCATCTGGGTAGCTTTGGTAAATTGTAAAAGGTCTTCACATAGTTTCATTGTGGTCTTGCGAGCACTCAAAGTGCTGTACACAATAGTTACATGTGGTGTGATATTTCAGTTTCTGTTGCTTCAGAGAAATATGAAGCAACTTTATTGACGCAACAATGACATACTAGGACGTAGCTCCATTGACCTCTAGTGGCAGCTGTAGAAAACTACAACAAGACTGACACGTGCGTTCATGACCCAAGTGTCATAGGCAGAGCTAAAGAGAGTATGCTCCACATTCTGAGTCTCAGTTTGTTGTGGTTTGTAAAACACAAACGGGGGGAAATGATCAAATCAAATGTAGCTGATTCAGTCTCCTGTTAAGGAATTTTAATTTGGCAAAAATCGTTCTTGACGTGAAACAGGAACATGTTTCGACTGGTGAAGATGTAAAGCTaagctgatctctctctctctctctctctctctctctctctgtctctctagtTTTAAGTTTGGCAGGAAAATCAACTATGTGAACTATTTGAGTGAGCTGGAGGACGTGGTGAAATGTGAGCAGCTGATCATTCCTGCCCGTGTCAAAGAGTAAGAGCTTATGCTCCACATGTCCTTTTGATATTTTATTCTTCCAACTGCAGGTGTTTGTGTTACAGTCACTGTTACCATATCCACGCCTGTATCCTGTTACACTATCACCATGTCCACCCCTATGTCCTGTTACACTACAAGTTACTGTTGTGTAGGGAAACCTCTTGGTCAGACTCGTCTTTGTTCACTCTGTGAATCCTTCGATTCAATGGCAAGATTGCAGTTAGCTGACGTTCTCTGTCTGTGTCAGGTACGACAACAAGCTGAGAGCATCTCTGAAGCCGAGCGCACAGCCCCTTGTGTCTCCTcttcacagcccccccctccccgggcagGTGTTTGGAGTGCCTCTTGTAATGTGAGTCACCAGATCCCTGCTGTTTGATTGGTCACTACTACTTGGGGTACTCTTGACTATTTCTCTTAATGCCTATTTCATACTTTTTACTAGATTTCAGGGTAAATAGTCATATTTGTTTGGCTACCTTTGCAGTTttaatttttctctcttttggccTTCTTGTCCAGTGtaaacaaagtttttttttaaataaactgatGGATTAACAGAAACGCTACAAACCAACACATGACGCTCTTTTAGAATATGATGCATTGAAGTAGACTTAACtgcaaaataaagcatttgagtgtgtgttcgCCAGGCTAAGACAGAGGAGTCCAGATGGAGATGCTATTCCTGCGGTGATGAGAGACACCATCAGCTTCCTGTCAGAGCAAGGTAACAGCTGGCAATGGAAACAACGACTCGATGTGCTTATACTGTAACAGAATTGTTCTATTGGTAAGAGGgtcctctgtgtgtttctctcaggTTTGGAGATTGAAGGGATCTTCAGACGCTCTGCTAACGTGACTTTGGTGAAGCAGGTCCAGCTCAGATACAACTCCGGTAGGACCAGTGCTCAGACCTTTTGCTCACACAGTTGAGCACAATCCCCCCAGCGGACAGAGAGTCCTTCCGGCCGAGCTCCAGTATCATAGAGCCTAATGAAGACCATAATCATGTTCTGGATTACTGAATAATG
Encoded proteins:
- the arl6ip6 gene encoding ADP-ribosylation factor-like protein 6-interacting protein 6; protein product: MPGHQPGNSILRDGSRPWSGVVLSVLGSTLAVAAVGFFCALIYPILRELRADWTEDRILGFWSILVLSLLVGCICCVFSCALTCLDSYPITMVTPTHLRALSDQDVHLGYGVAVVNGLMAMLTVIWSLT
- the arhgap1 gene encoding rho GTPase-activating protein 1 — protein: MSSELLVEFGEDATTAQLGPLKLTTLEDQQWPADESTLSKSEMDVSQRFDANSPHLPWDHPYYDIARHQIIEVAGDDNFGRKVIVFNACRMPPHHQLDHHKLLMYLKGTLDQYVESDYTLIYFHHGLTNENKPSLSWLRDAYREFDRKYKKNIKALYIVHPTMFIKTLLILFKPIISFKFGRKINYVNYLSELEDVVKCEQLIIPARVKEYDNKLRASLKPSAQPLVSPLHSPPLPGQVFGVPLVMLRQRSPDGDAIPAVMRDTISFLSEQGLEIEGIFRRSANVTLVKQVQLRYNSGEKVDFREMEDIHLAAVILKTFLRELPEPLLTYQLYNDIINFNAVSSDNQESLMKTLVESLPEENYATLRFLITFLAQVSANSEVNKMTNSNLAVVFGPNLLWGRDNAMSLSAIGPINNFTRTLLDQQHLVFT